From Planococcus halocryophilus, the proteins below share one genomic window:
- the flgM gene encoding flagellar biosynthesis anti-sigma factor FlgM, producing MNIDKTNSSSFIQSYQKMQVTPAAKTKPLQKEDELQISNEAKAMFEKNASVDIERQEKIQLLKAQVASGEYQVDAGKVADKVHQFWFDK from the coding sequence ATGAATATCGATAAAACAAATAGTTCTTCCTTTATTCAATCTTATCAAAAAATGCAAGTAACTCCGGCAGCGAAAACCAAGCCGTTGCAAAAAGAAGACGAGCTACAAATTTCAAATGAGGCGAAAGCGATGTTCGAAAAAAATGCTAGCGTGGACATTGAAAGACAAGAAAAAATCCAGTTATTAAAAGCGCAAGTGGCATCAGGTGAATACCAAGTGGATGCAGGCAAAGTAGCCGATAAAGTGCATCAATTTTGGTTCGACAAATAA
- a CDS encoding flagellar basal body-associated FliL family protein — MGKTIKIIVAFIVLVAIGGGAYFYFVPKDDKAEEHKSHSAEEIAEMSIDTDVITTNLASAGNFGIVQFNILLSDKETKEEAEKRTAEVRAAVISTVASFTKDELVGESGIKMIEEELIGRLAEVFEKGTVERVLVTEFKMQ; from the coding sequence ATGGGGAAAACAATCAAAATAATTGTAGCTTTTATCGTGTTGGTAGCTATTGGCGGAGGGGCTTATTTTTACTTTGTGCCAAAAGATGACAAAGCAGAAGAACACAAATCACACAGCGCCGAAGAAATAGCGGAAATGAGTATCGACACGGATGTCATCACAACGAACTTAGCATCTGCTGGAAATTTCGGGATCGTCCAGTTTAATATTTTATTAAGCGATAAAGAAACAAAAGAAGAAGCTGAAAAGCGTACTGCTGAAGTGCGTGCGGCTGTTATTTCAACAGTTGCCAGTTTTACAAAAGATGAATTGGTCGGAGAAAGCGGTATTAAAATGATTGAAGAAGAATTAATTGGACGTCTAGCCGAAGTTTTTGAAAAAGGCACAGTTGAACGAGTACTGGTGACCGAATTTAAAATGCAATAA
- a CDS encoding flagellar protein FlgN, whose protein sequence is MLNLVVNTLDELISIQKQLIRYAERKQTVLIERKVDELTELVKEEAKLVKQLGQLEDERQQLVADVLEEHPGLTFSQFAEQIPDEQVKQELHLQLKTLQTLLTELQAKNKTNEKLLEDSMSFVQHMITQVTKSKQQNFNYQSPAGQQKPQSNNQGFFDTRA, encoded by the coding sequence ATGCTGAACTTAGTAGTAAACACGCTGGACGAATTGATCAGCATACAAAAACAGCTTATCCGTTATGCCGAGCGCAAGCAGACCGTGTTAATCGAACGAAAAGTCGATGAACTAACGGAGCTTGTGAAAGAAGAAGCAAAGCTGGTTAAGCAGCTTGGCCAATTGGAAGACGAACGGCAACAACTTGTAGCCGACGTGTTGGAAGAGCATCCTGGACTGACATTTAGTCAGTTTGCAGAGCAGATTCCGGATGAACAAGTAAAACAAGAGCTTCACTTACAATTGAAAACCTTACAAACGCTTTTGACCGAACTTCAAGCAAAAAACAAAACCAACGAAAAACTTCTTGAAGACTCAATGAGCTTTGTTCAACATATGATTACCCAAGTAACAAAATCAAAGCAACAAAATTTTAACTACCAATCACCGGCAGGACAACAAAAACCACAATCAAACAATCAAGGCTTTTTCGATACAAGAGCCTAG
- a CDS encoding flagellar protein: MGANQLSNCRICGTLFLKDYTDCCIDCYKEIEEDFKLVTDFLRNSYNRNANIQEVSQFTNIPVKQIADFIRDGRIYAEDYPNLGYPCQRCDKLIKRQMLCKECFETFKEEIDRTVKTGMFMQKTGKKLIEPQSDVQYWKLRK, from the coding sequence ATGGGAGCAAATCAGCTGAGTAATTGCCGGATTTGCGGTACATTATTCCTTAAGGACTACACTGACTGTTGCATAGACTGCTACAAAGAAATCGAAGAAGATTTTAAATTGGTAACCGATTTTTTAAGGAATAGTTACAATCGCAATGCAAACATTCAGGAAGTCAGTCAATTTACAAATATCCCAGTCAAGCAAATCGCTGATTTTATACGCGATGGTCGAATATACGCAGAGGACTATCCGAATCTAGGTTATCCGTGTCAGCGTTGTGATAAGCTGATTAAAAGACAGATGCTTTGCAAGGAATGCTTTGAGACATTTAAAGAGGAAATCGACCGGACAGTGAAAACGGGTATGTTTATGCAAAAAACTGGAAAAAAGTTGATAGAACCACAAAGTGATGTGCAATACTGGAAATTACGAAAATGA
- the motB gene encoding flagellar motor protein MotB: MKRKKKHEEHVDEAWLLPYADILTLLLALFIVLFASSQVDTQKFNAIAESFNSELKGGTGILDDQAPVESIDTSPVAELNEDPVSGESPEEIFVAKDQQELKDFQTKIEAYIADKGLSLRLETELTGKGLMITIKDGLLFESGSADLLEDSQTIIEEISNLLISDPPRMIFIEGHTDNIPTGQVKYPTNWELSSARAINFMRILLQNDKLEPQKFSATGYSEYQPIASNDTPEGRAENRRVEVLISPFEVETEE; the protein is encoded by the coding sequence TTGAAGCGTAAAAAAAAGCATGAAGAACATGTAGATGAAGCTTGGCTATTGCCTTATGCCGACATATTGACGCTGTTGCTCGCTTTATTTATCGTTTTGTTCGCTTCTAGCCAAGTGGACACTCAAAAATTCAATGCTATTGCCGAATCATTTAATAGTGAACTAAAAGGTGGGACAGGCATACTTGATGACCAAGCGCCTGTTGAAAGCATTGATACGTCGCCAGTTGCAGAGTTAAATGAAGATCCGGTGTCTGGTGAAAGTCCGGAAGAGATTTTTGTCGCCAAAGACCAGCAAGAATTAAAAGATTTTCAAACGAAGATTGAAGCGTATATAGCTGATAAAGGCTTGTCGCTTCGCCTTGAAACCGAGTTAACTGGTAAAGGGCTAATGATCACCATTAAAGATGGCTTGTTATTTGAATCGGGAAGTGCAGATTTACTCGAAGATTCACAGACCATTATAGAAGAGATTTCAAATTTGTTAATTTCAGATCCGCCACGGATGATTTTCATCGAAGGACACACGGATAACATCCCAACAGGCCAAGTGAAATATCCAACCAACTGGGAATTGAGTTCAGCGCGAGCTATTAATTTCATGAGAATTTTGCTTCAAAATGATAAACTTGAGCCACAGAAGTTTAGTGCGACGGGCTATAGCGAATACCAGCCGATCGCGTCTAACGATACGCCTGAAGGAAGAGCGGAAAATCGCCGCGTTGAAGTATTGATCTCACCTTTTGAAGTAGAAACTGAAGAATAA